A window of Haloarchaeobius litoreus contains these coding sequences:
- a CDS encoding DUF7118 family protein codes for MSEAVERLRRAREAVESAVAAVERHGRDELETVESASDSATKLLDQYEDTATGTGDFQSFVKFQDEFATTVEELPDDLPRRDAFEEALDAVDQRRLSESDFAAARTVLGPATELVDVLEREREARAELREAEREAKRRLQALDDAIAEHERLLELGDADLDAPVEKLRDPLERYDEAIVAAFTDYRTDVSARELLEFASSAAHYPLVDVQAPPADLVEYVESHEAGTETVPRLLELADYSRSKLDHYVEDATALKRAVATRQTYLDRLDGSALQLEWPPGPAAELRRRCEERITLVSRVAGEDVVATLRTVRELTWDDEYERLWTAAVALDELDAEGRERLASGSVADELAELRAERESLREALGDR; via the coding sequence ATGAGTGAGGCAGTCGAGCGCCTGCGACGGGCGCGCGAGGCTGTCGAGTCGGCGGTGGCGGCAGTGGAGCGCCACGGTCGGGACGAACTGGAGACGGTCGAATCGGCGTCCGATTCGGCGACGAAGCTGCTCGATCAGTACGAGGACACTGCGACGGGGACGGGCGACTTCCAGTCGTTCGTGAAGTTCCAGGACGAGTTCGCGACGACCGTCGAGGAGCTCCCGGACGACCTGCCGCGGCGGGACGCGTTCGAGGAGGCGCTCGACGCGGTGGACCAGCGTCGGCTCTCCGAGTCCGACTTCGCGGCGGCCCGGACGGTGCTCGGGCCGGCGACGGAGCTGGTCGACGTGCTGGAGCGCGAGCGCGAGGCCCGCGCGGAGCTGCGGGAGGCCGAGCGCGAGGCGAAGCGCCGGCTGCAGGCGCTCGACGACGCTATCGCGGAACACGAGCGCCTGCTCGAACTCGGCGACGCCGACCTCGATGCGCCGGTCGAGAAGCTCAGGGACCCCCTCGAGAGGTACGACGAGGCGATCGTCGCGGCGTTCACCGACTACCGGACCGACGTGAGCGCACGCGAACTGCTGGAGTTCGCGTCGAGCGCGGCGCACTACCCGCTCGTGGACGTGCAGGCACCGCCGGCCGACCTCGTCGAGTACGTCGAATCGCACGAGGCCGGCACCGAGACGGTGCCGCGGCTGCTCGAGCTCGCGGACTACTCGCGGTCGAAGCTGGACCACTACGTCGAGGACGCGACCGCGCTGAAGCGCGCGGTGGCGACCCGGCAGACGTACCTCGACCGGCTGGACGGCTCGGCGCTCCAGCTGGAGTGGCCGCCCGGCCCGGCGGCGGAGCTGCGCCGGCGCTGCGAGGAGCGCATCACGCTGGTCTCGCGGGTCGCCGGCGAGGACGTGGTCGCGACGCTGCGGACGGTGCGCGAGCTGACCTGGGACGACGAGTACGAGCGGCTGTGGACGGCTGCGGTCGCGCTGGACGAGCTCGACGCCGAGGGGCGCGAGCGGCTGGCTTCGGGCTCCGTCGCGGACGAGCTGGCGGAACTGCGGGCGGAGCGGGAGTCCCTGCGGGAGGCGCTCGGCGACCGGTAG
- the hisI gene encoding phosphoribosyl-AMP cyclohydrolase — translation MTDALSELDFGDDGLVPVVAQDVDSDEVLMLAYANDEAVERTVETGRAHYYSRSRDELWEKGATSGHTQAVDSVRLDCDGDALLYRVTQEGGACHTGYRSCFYRTVEGETVGERVFDPDDVYE, via the coding sequence ATGACAGACGCGCTGTCCGAACTCGACTTCGGCGACGACGGCCTGGTCCCGGTCGTCGCGCAGGACGTCGACTCCGATGAGGTGTTGATGCTCGCCTACGCGAACGACGAGGCGGTCGAGCGCACCGTCGAGACGGGGCGGGCGCACTACTACTCGCGGTCGCGCGACGAGCTGTGGGAGAAGGGCGCGACGAGCGGGCACACGCAGGCCGTCGACTCGGTGCGCCTGGACTGCGACGGCGACGCCCTCCTCTACCGGGTTACGCAGGAAGGCGGCGCGTGCCACACGGGGTACCGGTCGTGCTTCTACCGGACCGTCGAGGGGGAGACGGTCGGCGAGCGGGTGTTCGACCCCGACGACGTGTATGAGTGA
- a CDS encoding HIT family protein — protein sequence MEDCIFCQIVAGDIPSRTVYEDEHAFAFLDVNPLAPGHTLVIPKSHHETLGELPDEGSAALAAAVHEVAPAVEAAMDADATTVACNNGEAAGQEVPHVHYHVVPRYEGDGYGPIHALFDGPTDVSDDELDDIADDIGAALD from the coding sequence ATGGAGGACTGCATCTTCTGTCAGATCGTCGCTGGCGACATCCCGAGCCGCACCGTCTACGAGGACGAGCACGCGTTCGCGTTCCTGGACGTGAACCCGCTCGCGCCGGGGCACACGCTGGTCATCCCGAAATCGCACCACGAGACGCTGGGCGAACTGCCGGACGAGGGGAGCGCGGCGCTGGCGGCGGCGGTCCACGAGGTCGCCCCGGCGGTCGAGGCGGCGATGGACGCCGACGCGACGACGGTGGCGTGCAACAACGGCGAGGCGGCCGGCCAGGAGGTTCCCCACGTCCACTACCACGTCGTGCCGCGCTACGAGGGCGACGGCTACGGTCCCATCCACGCACTGTTCGACGGACCGACGGACGTGAGCGACGACGAGCTCGACGACATCGCGGACGACATCGGGGCCGCACTCGACTGA
- a CDS encoding MinD/ParA family ATP-binding protein, protein MFEQDRSAAVVGVAGGAGATRLTVELATTLARDGRDVAVFDAAFATQGLSQYVHGRIDADLTRLLTDEDVTPEQAMVDLRVDTPGDVSVCPTYAPFERIARAKSGASAERFGQELRDATVAYDHVLVDTPPVADNPSIAAVNATDNVACVVPSSKRGADTLARVRDRLADIGVEPHRVVANRADEPATRDSTPVESADVAVPESDVREVAGAPVCVDGATGPFARSLATTAEAVFDTQLDVEFPKEGLRTRLSARF, encoded by the coding sequence ATGTTCGAACAGGACCGGTCGGCGGCCGTGGTGGGCGTCGCCGGCGGCGCGGGTGCGACGCGACTGACGGTCGAGCTGGCGACGACGCTGGCGCGCGACGGGCGTGACGTGGCGGTGTTCGACGCCGCGTTCGCCACGCAGGGACTGAGTCAGTACGTCCACGGGCGCATCGACGCGGATCTGACGCGACTGCTCACCGACGAGGACGTGACGCCGGAGCAGGCGATGGTCGACCTGCGCGTGGACACGCCGGGCGACGTGAGCGTCTGCCCGACCTACGCACCGTTCGAGCGCATCGCCCGCGCGAAGTCCGGCGCGTCGGCGGAGCGCTTCGGTCAGGAGCTCCGCGACGCGACGGTGGCGTACGACCACGTGCTCGTGGATACGCCGCCGGTGGCGGACAACCCCTCCATCGCGGCGGTCAACGCGACCGACAACGTCGCCTGCGTCGTGCCGTCCTCGAAGCGCGGGGCGGACACGCTTGCGCGGGTACGCGACCGCCTGGCCGACATCGGCGTCGAGCCACACCGCGTCGTCGCGAACCGCGCCGACGAACCGGCGACGCGGGACTCGACGCCCGTCGAGTCGGCAGACGTTGCGGTCCCGGAGAGCGACGTCCGCGAGGTCGCGGGCGCGCCGGTCTGTGTCGACGGCGCGACGGGGCCGTTCGCCCGCAGCCTCGCGACCACGGCCGAGGCCGTCTTCGACACCCAGCTCGACGTGGAGTTCCCGAAGGAGGGACTGCGGACGCGCCTCTCCGCACGCTTCTGA
- a CDS encoding DUF7858 family protein, producing the protein MGLADIAEGLCVTTEQRDRGVAVADGTAGDLSERLADYADDLPCSVETAAAVVDAYVGGSAVDAAGHEAGVVPTTAAKVLHLLGLEGVSPVSPQGRELVRDWLAGELSRTDARALSGASEREFALAAFVESHEPLSGAEDVVADAFSRSDDASVAKRDALAETMSGADDFL; encoded by the coding sequence ATGGGTCTGGCGGACATCGCCGAGGGACTGTGTGTGACGACGGAGCAGCGCGACCGCGGCGTCGCCGTCGCCGACGGGACCGCGGGCGACCTCTCCGAGCGACTGGCCGACTACGCCGACGACCTGCCGTGTTCGGTCGAGACGGCGGCGGCCGTCGTCGACGCCTACGTCGGTGGGAGTGCGGTCGACGCGGCCGGCCACGAGGCCGGTGTCGTGCCGACGACGGCCGCGAAGGTGCTCCACCTCCTCGGGCTCGAAGGCGTCTCGCCCGTGTCGCCGCAGGGCCGCGAGTTGGTGCGTGACTGGCTCGCCGGCGAGCTCTCCCGGACCGACGCGCGGGCGCTCAGCGGCGCGAGCGAGCGCGAGTTCGCGCTGGCGGCGTTCGTCGAGAGCCACGAGCCGCTGTCGGGTGCGGAGGACGTGGTCGCGGACGCGTTCTCGCGGTCGGACGACGCGTCGGTCGCGAAACGGGACGCGCTCGCAGAGACGATGAGCGGTGCGGACGACTTCCTCTGA
- a CDS encoding transcription initiation factor IIB, producing MSKAQTSCPECSGHLQRERDETVCDECGLVVGSDRIDRGPEWRSTTEGESSKKRTGAPLTRSRHDRGLSTEIGYGRGETTRLTGRKRRAVARMRRQHNRARTGSKRERNKVYAFTEVRRVVGALSLPAHVREQACALFESAQNEDLLQGRSLEGFAAATVYAVCRVQGISRTIDEVVEPARATAAELKAAYDALNRELGLPTGPIDPREYLARYATELDLPTVVESRARELAGEAVEDGTAAGRNPGGFAAACLYLAAREHDHDVTQAEAADVADVSSVTVRSGFYALRDGAA from the coding sequence ATGAGCAAGGCTCAGACGAGCTGTCCCGAATGCAGCGGTCACCTCCAGCGCGAGCGCGACGAGACGGTCTGTGACGAGTGCGGCCTGGTCGTCGGCTCCGACCGCATCGACCGCGGCCCCGAGTGGCGCTCCACGACCGAGGGCGAGTCGTCGAAGAAACGCACCGGCGCGCCGCTCACGCGCTCCCGGCACGACCGCGGGCTCTCGACCGAGATCGGCTACGGCCGCGGGGAGACGACACGACTCACGGGACGGAAGCGCCGCGCCGTCGCCCGGATGCGCCGCCAGCACAACCGCGCCCGCACCGGCTCGAAGCGCGAGCGCAACAAGGTGTACGCCTTCACCGAGGTCCGCCGCGTCGTCGGCGCGCTGTCGCTCCCGGCGCACGTCCGCGAGCAGGCGTGTGCGCTGTTCGAGTCCGCACAGAACGAGGACCTGCTCCAGGGCCGGTCGCTCGAAGGGTTCGCCGCCGCGACGGTGTACGCCGTCTGCCGCGTGCAGGGCATCTCGCGCACCATCGACGAGGTGGTCGAGCCCGCCCGTGCGACCGCCGCCGAGCTGAAGGCCGCCTACGACGCGCTCAACCGCGAGCTCGGGCTGCCGACCGGTCCCATCGACCCCCGTGAGTACCTCGCCCGGTACGCGACCGAACTCGACCTCCCGACGGTGGTCGAGTCCCGCGCCCGCGAGCTGGCCGGTGAGGCAGTCGAGGACGGCACCGCGGCGGGCCGCAACCCGGGTGGCTTCGCCGCGGCGTGTCTCTACCTCGCCGCGCGGGAGCACGACCACGACGTCACCCAGGCCGAGGCCGCCGACGTGGCCGACGTGTCCTCGGTCACCGTCCGGTCCGGGTTCTACGCGCTCCGCGACGGGGCGGCGTGA
- a CDS encoding MinD/ParA family protein: MRVAVTGGKGGVGKSTVAYNLGAVTDAVVVDGDLGMADLPGGTGPDLHDVLAGRADPVEAVREGGPVDLLPCGRSLAGARAADVRGLVDAVRAVERAYGDVVVDCPAGLAADAGMPLLAADRTVLVALPDAFALPDALRTRALARELDAGLAQVVLNRTGTNPPRAAVERALGAPVTTVPESDGLARATAAGQPVTATMPDSAAAESFHALAAAITPPRRGARRTRTGR, encoded by the coding sequence ATGAGGGTCGCGGTCACGGGCGGGAAGGGCGGCGTCGGCAAGTCGACGGTCGCGTACAACCTCGGCGCGGTGACCGACGCGGTCGTCGTCGACGGCGACCTCGGGATGGCCGACCTCCCCGGTGGCACGGGCCCGGACCTCCACGACGTGCTCGCGGGGAGAGCCGACCCGGTCGAGGCGGTGCGGGAGGGCGGTCCCGTCGACCTCCTGCCGTGCGGGCGCTCGCTCGCCGGGGCCCGGGCGGCCGACGTGCGGGGGCTCGTCGACGCGGTCCGGGCGGTCGAGCGCGCCTACGGCGACGTGGTCGTGGACTGTCCCGCCGGACTGGCCGCCGACGCGGGGATGCCGCTGCTCGCCGCCGACCGGACGGTGCTGGTCGCGCTGCCGGACGCGTTCGCGCTACCCGACGCGCTGCGGACGCGAGCACTGGCTCGCGAACTCGACGCCGGGCTGGCGCAGGTCGTGCTGAACCGGACGGGGACGAACCCGCCGCGGGCGGCGGTCGAGCGCGCACTCGGCGCGCCGGTGACGACGGTGCCGGAGTCCGACGGGCTCGCCCGGGCCACGGCGGCGGGCCAGCCGGTGACGGCGACGATGCCCGATTCGGCCGCTGCCGAGTCGTTCCACGCGCTCGCGGCCGCCATCACGCCGCCCCGTCGCGGAGCGCGTAGAACCCGGACCGGACGGTGA
- a CDS encoding DUF7857 domain-containing protein, with protein MVELDVETERRDCVTFVAATVHNDGHTARRITLRTDCRPVWPPRRQGVPAAGWDEEGVTLTVPAGRTRGIGFATPAAPDGTALTVAESVAVDGDSETQVDPTPEHVVRALGDPTPPADAVPVAGATEATTAEEKR; from the coding sequence ATGGTCGAACTCGACGTGGAGACGGAACGACGCGACTGCGTGACGTTCGTCGCGGCGACGGTCCACAACGACGGGCACACCGCACGGCGAATCACGCTCAGAACCGACTGCCGCCCGGTGTGGCCGCCGCGGCGACAGGGCGTGCCGGCGGCGGGCTGGGACGAGGAGGGGGTCACGCTGACCGTTCCCGCGGGCCGGACCCGTGGTATCGGCTTTGCGACGCCTGCTGCACCCGACGGGACGGCACTGACGGTCGCGGAGTCGGTGGCAGTTGACGGGGACAGCGAGACACAGGTCGACCCGACCCCCGAGCACGTCGTCCGTGCGCTCGGCGATCCGACGCCACCGGCGGACGCGGTGCCCGTTGCGGGGGCGACCGAGGCGACGACAGCGGAGGAGAAACGATGA
- a CDS encoding DUF7856 family protein: MKVVYGAWSATGTAVDLRNRGLTVETVLHAVRCDGAVGTGGSTQGGGPTLRIDCPDPGPVHEAVGVVEADGSVNTRRALAAVACQRGLEPPQADRIETLERELAAVDADEGAAPARRQARKRVSEAGAREAELTERVASLRGALRERRRLDEPTGELERELREVARELTDVETDRIAAEEALAAARRAARDGRDARERRLAIEDDLANARRAARAWLAARVDDEFADALAVVPGEASPGETPGAYDGDDVTAALAVARVATLDAPVVLSCDRFASAGAAATALDSPVLTV, encoded by the coding sequence GTGAAGGTCGTCTACGGCGCGTGGTCGGCGACGGGCACAGCGGTCGACCTCCGGAATCGTGGACTCACCGTCGAGACGGTGCTGCACGCGGTCCGGTGCGACGGTGCCGTCGGAACCGGCGGCAGCACGCAGGGTGGCGGGCCGACGCTCCGAATCGACTGCCCGGACCCGGGGCCGGTCCACGAGGCGGTCGGCGTCGTCGAGGCGGACGGGTCGGTCAACACTCGCCGGGCGCTGGCCGCCGTGGCTTGCCAGCGGGGGCTGGAACCGCCGCAGGCGGACCGTATCGAGACGCTGGAGCGGGAGCTGGCGGCGGTCGACGCGGATGAGGGTGCTGCGCCCGCCCGACGGCAGGCACGCAAGCGCGTCTCCGAAGCGGGTGCCAGGGAGGCGGAACTCACGGAGCGCGTCGCGTCGCTACGGGGCGCGCTGCGCGAGCGACGGCGACTCGACGAGCCGACCGGGGAGCTGGAACGGGAGCTGCGCGAGGTGGCACGCGAGCTGACGGACGTGGAGACCGACCGCATCGCGGCGGAGGAGGCGCTGGCGGCGGCCCGCCGTGCGGCCAGGGATGGCCGGGACGCGCGGGAGCGACGGCTCGCCATCGAGGACGACCTGGCGAACGCCCGCCGGGCGGCGCGCGCGTGGCTCGCCGCGCGGGTCGACGACGAGTTCGCGGACGCGCTGGCGGTGGTTCCGGGCGAGGCGTCGCCCGGCGAGACGCCGGGAGCGTACGACGGGGACGACGTGACGGCCGCGCTGGCGGTCGCCCGCGTGGCGACGCTCGACGCGCCGGTCGTGCTGTCGTGCGACCGGTTCGCGTCGGCTGGAGCCGCTGCGACGGCGCTCGATTCGCCCGTTCTCACGGTTTAA
- a CDS encoding DUF7855 family protein yields the protein MFLVITYSTAARETLRNVCRAHEDAVVRRFGRAALFDRTEFGAFCALRLRAKHGGDVQVERTEPLNEFEPTYERVRAAAEAYAERDSPYTPYERFATGTDHPSPGEMRAREL from the coding sequence GTGTTCCTCGTCATCACGTACTCGACGGCGGCGCGGGAGACGCTCCGGAACGTCTGTCGGGCGCACGAGGACGCGGTCGTGCGGCGGTTCGGGCGGGCGGCGCTGTTCGACCGGACCGAGTTCGGCGCGTTCTGTGCGCTGCGGCTCCGGGCGAAACACGGCGGCGACGTGCAGGTCGAGCGGACCGAACCGCTGAACGAGTTTGAGCCGACCTACGAGCGCGTCCGTGCGGCGGCCGAGGCGTACGCGGAGCGGGACTCGCCGTACACGCCGTACGAGCGGTTCGCGACCGGAACCGACCATCCATCACCGGGCGAGATGCGGGCACGGGAGCTGTGA
- a CDS encoding DUF7854 family protein: protein MDRISALRNVEDALASFEDGDCDLTDLERRVQTILRTYVSEFDVGESLAVYRVTPTDGGGDPPADGTSGLVLVAAGPNEARAQARELAADLPESLSVERVSD, encoded by the coding sequence ATGGACCGAATCTCCGCGCTACGGAACGTCGAGGACGCCCTGGCGTCGTTCGAGGACGGCGACTGCGACCTGACCGACCTCGAACGGCGCGTCCAGACCATCCTGCGGACGTACGTCAGCGAGTTCGACGTGGGCGAGTCGCTGGCGGTGTACCGGGTCACGCCGACGGACGGGGGTGGGGACCCCCCAGCCGACGGCACCAGCGGACTCGTTCTCGTCGCCGCGGGGCCGAACGAGGCCCGGGCGCAGGCTCGCGAACTCGCTGCCGACCTCCCGGAGTCGCTGTCGGTCGAGCGTGTCTCGGACTGA
- a CDS encoding LAGLIDADG family homing endonuclease — protein MDAGDNAELVDAFLEFYRNYYRDEIGRLAQEYPSERKSLYVDWDDLFTFDRDLADDYRNQPEQLQEYAEEALRLYDLPVDVSLGQAHVRIEPLPDATEIRAIRSRHVNTLVTVRGIVRKATDVKSKMQVAAFECQRCGTLTRIPQSTGTFQEPHECQGCERQGPFVLNHDQSEFVDAQKIRVQESPEGLRGGETPQAIDIHIEDDITGEVTPGDHVAATGILRLEQQGNQQEKSPLFDHYLEGVSVRIDEEQFEDMEISEEDKAEIIELSNEPDIYEQMVGSIAPSIFGYDQEKLAMILQLFSGVTKFLPDESRIRGDLHMLLIGDPGTGKCVRGDTRVTLGDGTEVEIRELVESNLGDPKEIDDGWWDEVSIGVPSLQPDGKIGTEQATKVWKREAPETMYRIRTDTGKEIEVTPSHPLFVPAGAGFRAVESRELSEGDFVGAPSSLDHDYDDTLAVDYRRAISHNAIPLDLPEEWTPSLARLVGYIVAEGYVEQRSDNTGFVSITNDDREILEDSIDALEALGLNWTERGAHEGKSAREIMCSAGEFVSFLESLEPAMLGRSAEQRVPEPIFRSSLEIQRAFLKAYIDGECHISTSQREISVASMSRELLDGVRSLLLSFGITAQLREKAGGSYRLRISGDAFASYVERIGFVTGRKAASAAKHEGVNSNTNTDVVPAVGDSLRRIRESLGLTQSDCGLPRSTYQHYERGDRNPSRERLDAVVQTFEDSLPGTEYQDASEVVADGGSIPHEVAALRRLCDSDLQWERIESIEPVTPDYDWVYDLEVAGTHNYLSNNLVSHNSQMLSYIRHIAPRSVYTSGKGSSSAGLTAAAVRDDFGDGQQWTLEAGALVLADQGIAAVDELDKMAADDRSAMHQALEQQEISVSKAGINATLKSRCSLLGAANPKYGRFDQYEPISEQIDLEPALISRFDLIFTVTDKPDEEHDRDLAQHILKTNYAGELNTQKAELTNVGVDQAEIDEMTENVDPVIDPELMRKYIAYSKQNCFPRMTQDARDAIEQFYVDLRSKGMEEDAPVPVTARQLEALVRLAEASARVRLSDTVEESDADRSITIVRDCLKDIGVDPETGEFDADVVETGTSKTQRDRIKNLKQLIGDIEEDYDEGAPVDVVLDRADEIGMDPSKAEHEIEKLKQKGEVYEPRTDHLRTT, from the coding sequence ATGGACGCAGGGGACAACGCCGAACTCGTCGACGCCTTTCTGGAGTTCTACAGGAACTACTATCGCGACGAGATCGGGAGGCTCGCACAGGAGTACCCCAGCGAACGCAAGTCGCTGTACGTCGACTGGGACGACCTGTTCACGTTCGACCGAGACCTGGCCGACGACTACCGGAACCAGCCCGAACAGCTCCAGGAGTACGCCGAGGAGGCGCTGCGCCTGTACGACCTGCCCGTCGACGTCAGCCTCGGGCAGGCACACGTCCGCATCGAGCCCCTGCCCGACGCGACCGAGATCCGCGCGATCCGCTCCCGGCACGTCAACACGCTCGTCACCGTCCGGGGCATCGTCCGCAAGGCGACCGACGTCAAGTCGAAGATGCAGGTCGCCGCGTTCGAGTGCCAGCGCTGTGGCACCCTCACCCGCATCCCGCAGTCCACTGGCACCTTCCAGGAACCCCACGAGTGCCAGGGCTGCGAGCGACAGGGTCCCTTCGTGCTGAACCACGACCAGAGCGAGTTCGTCGACGCCCAGAAGATACGCGTACAGGAGTCGCCCGAGGGCCTGCGCGGCGGCGAGACGCCGCAGGCGATAGACATCCACATCGAGGACGACATCACCGGCGAAGTGACGCCGGGTGACCACGTCGCCGCCACCGGCATCCTCCGGCTCGAACAGCAGGGCAACCAGCAGGAGAAGTCGCCCCTGTTCGACCACTATCTGGAGGGCGTCTCGGTGCGCATCGACGAGGAACAGTTCGAGGACATGGAGATCTCCGAGGAGGACAAAGCGGAGATAATCGAGCTCTCGAACGAGCCCGACATCTACGAGCAGATGGTCGGCTCCATCGCGCCCTCCATCTTCGGCTACGACCAGGAGAAGCTCGCGATGATCCTCCAGCTGTTCTCCGGCGTCACCAAGTTCCTCCCCGACGAGTCCCGGATTCGGGGCGACCTGCACATGCTGCTGATCGGGGACCCTGGGACGGGTAAGTGCGTAAGAGGAGACACCAGAGTCACGCTGGGCGACGGCACGGAAGTGGAGATTCGCGAACTCGTCGAGTCGAATCTTGGCGACCCGAAGGAGATCGACGACGGCTGGTGGGACGAGGTCAGTATCGGGGTTCCCTCCCTGCAACCCGACGGGAAGATAGGGACGGAGCAGGCGACGAAGGTTTGGAAGCGCGAAGCCCCTGAGACGATGTACCGGATTCGGACGGATACCGGGAAGGAAATCGAGGTGACACCGTCGCACCCGCTGTTCGTTCCCGCTGGCGCAGGGTTCCGTGCGGTCGAGTCACGGGAGCTGAGCGAGGGTGATTTCGTCGGGGCTCCGTCCAGTCTCGACCACGACTACGACGACACGCTCGCTGTCGACTACCGCCGAGCAATCTCACACAACGCGATTCCGCTCGACCTTCCCGAGGAGTGGACGCCGTCGCTGGCCCGATTGGTCGGTTACATCGTCGCCGAGGGATACGTCGAGCAGCGTTCGGACAACACCGGGTTCGTCAGCATCACGAACGACGACCGCGAGATTCTAGAAGACAGCATCGACGCGCTGGAGGCACTCGGACTGAACTGGACCGAGCGGGGAGCACACGAGGGGAAATCTGCACGCGAAATCATGTGCTCCGCCGGTGAGTTCGTTAGCTTCCTCGAATCCCTTGAACCGGCGATGCTCGGACGGTCGGCCGAGCAGCGCGTCCCCGAACCGATATTCCGTAGCTCGCTGGAGATTCAGCGTGCGTTCCTGAAGGCGTACATCGACGGGGAATGCCACATCTCCACATCGCAGCGCGAAATCTCGGTTGCCTCGATGAGCCGCGAGTTGCTCGACGGTGTTCGAAGTCTGCTGCTCTCGTTCGGTATCACGGCACAACTCCGGGAGAAGGCTGGCGGGAGCTACAGACTCAGAATCAGCGGTGATGCCTTCGCGAGCTACGTCGAGCGGATTGGATTCGTGACCGGGCGGAAAGCAGCGTCGGCAGCAAAACACGAGGGAGTGAACTCCAACACCAACACGGATGTTGTCCCTGCTGTAGGCGACTCGCTGCGTCGGATTCGTGAGTCTCTCGGGCTGACGCAGTCCGACTGTGGTCTCCCCCGGTCGACGTACCAGCACTACGAACGGGGTGACCGTAACCCGAGTCGGGAGAGACTCGATGCGGTCGTGCAGACGTTCGAGGACAGTCTTCCAGGGACCGAGTATCAAGACGCATCTGAGGTCGTCGCTGATGGTGGGTCGATACCACACGAAGTTGCAGCCCTCCGACGACTCTGCGATAGTGACCTACAGTGGGAACGCATCGAATCCATCGAACCCGTCACGCCCGACTACGACTGGGTGTACGACCTCGAAGTCGCGGGAACCCACAACTACCTCTCGAACAATCTGGTCTCGCACAACTCCCAGATGCTCAGCTACATCCGTCACATAGCACCACGCTCCGTCTACACCTCCGGGAAGGGCAGCTCCAGCGCAGGGCTCACTGCAGCTGCGGTCCGCGACGACTTCGGCGACGGCCAGCAGTGGACGCTCGAAGCGGGGGCGCTCGTCCTGGCCGACCAGGGCATCGCGGCGGTCGACGAGCTCGACAAGATGGCCGCGGACGACCGCAGTGCCATGCACCAGGCGCTGGAACAGCAGGAGATCTCGGTGTCGAAGGCGGGCATCAACGCGACGCTGAAGTCGCGCTGTTCGCTGCTGGGGGCGGCGAACCCGAAGTACGGCCGGTTCGACCAGTACGAGCCGATCAGCGAGCAGATCGACCTGGAGCCGGCGCTCATCTCGCGGTTCGACCTCATCTTCACGGTGACGGACAAGCCGGACGAGGAGCACGACCGCGACCTCGCACAGCACATCCTGAAGACGAACTACGCGGGGGAGTTGAACACGCAGAAGGCGGAGCTGACGAACGTCGGCGTCGACCAGGCGGAGATCGACGAGATGACCGAGAATGTGGACCCGGTCATCGACCCGGAGCTGATGCGGAAGTACATCGCGTACTCGAAGCAGAACTGCTTCCCCCGGATGACCCAGGATGCGCGGGACGCCATCGAGCAGTTCTACGTGGACCTGCGCTCGAAGGGGATGGAGGAGGACGCACCGGTGCCGGTGACGGCACGCCAGCTGGAGGCGCTGGTGCGGCTGGCGGAGGCGTCGGCGCGGGTCCGTCTCTCCGATACGGTCGAGGAGTCCGACGCTGACCGGTCGATCACCATCGTCCGCGACTGCCTGAAGGACATCGGCGTGGACCCGGAGACGGGCGAGTTCGACGCGGACGTGGTCGAGACGGGGACGTCGAAGACCCAGCGCGACCGCATCAAGAACCTCAAGCAGCTCATCGGCGACATCGAGGAGGACTACGACGAGGGCGCGCCGGTCGACGTGGTGCTCGACCGGGCCGACGAGATCGGGATGGACCCCTCGAAGGCGGAACACGAGATCGAGAAGCTCAAACAGAAGGGCGAGGTGTACGAGCCCCGCACCGACCACCTCCGGACGACCTGA